One Oncorhynchus clarkii lewisi isolate Uvic-CL-2024 chromosome 32, UVic_Ocla_1.0, whole genome shotgun sequence DNA window includes the following coding sequences:
- the LOC139392431 gene encoding glycoprotein endo-alpha-1,2-mannosidase-like protein, with translation MTRLRKKAFIALFLFTLFIFGTMMGLRTLKPSDGFSDLAPGMGEFVRERGGDHRRPVSNDMVVSPGQSHLASDTKVVFTKSDRDYSIFYDVQIFYYLWYGTPQMDGKYIHWDHVLVPHWDPKIAPSHAKGRHTPPEDIASSFFPELGPYSSRDPSVLESHMSQIEAAAAGVLVLSWYPPGIADNHGEPCEDLVPAVMDAAHRHSIKVAFHIQPYKGRTDLSMHDNIKYIIDKYGNHGAFYRFRSTTGRILPLFYVYDSYLTSPEAWADLLHPAGAHTLRGTPYDGVFLALVVEERHKQEILAGGFDGMYTYFASNGFSFGSSHQNWKAVKAFCDGNNLLFVPSAGPGYVDTAVRPWNNHNTRNRVNGRYYETSLQAALSVRPEIVTITSFNEWHEGTQIEKAVPRKTVSRLYLDYQPHRSDLYLELTRKWAEHFNKEKDKWLM, from the exons ATGACACGGCTGCGCAAGAAAGCTTTCATTGCACTTTTCTTATTCACTCTCTTCATCTTCGGGACCATGATGGGCCTCAGAACACTGAAACCCAGCGATGGCTTCTCAGACCTTGCCCCGGGGATGGGAGAGTTTGTGAGGGAAAGAGGAGGCGACCATCGACGGCCAGTCTCAAACGACATGGTAGTTTCCCCTGGTCAGTCCCATCTAGCCAGCGACACCAAAGTCGTCTTCACAAAATCCGACCGTGACTACAGTATATTCTACGACGTACAAATATTCTATTACCTGTGGTATGGCACCCCACAGATGGACGGTAAATATATTCACTGGGACCATGTGCTAGTGCCGCACTGGGACCCTAAGATCGCCCCCAGCCACGCCAAAGGAAGACATACTCCTCCAGAGGACATTGCGTCGAGTTTCTTCCCGGAGCTAGGACCATACAGTTCTAGAGACCCCTCCGTGCTGGAGTCACATATGTCGCAAATTGAAGCGGCTGCAGCAG GTGTACTGGTTCTGTCCTGGTATCCACCTGGCATTGCAGACAACCATGGTGAGCCATGTGAAGACCTGGTGCCTGCTGTCATGGACGCTGCCCACAGACACAGCATCAAG GTGGCGTTCCACATCCAGCCGTACAAGGGTCGGACCGACCTCAGCATGCATGATAACATCAAATACATAATTGACAA GTACGGGAACCACGGCGCCTTCTACCGCTTCAGGTCGACTACAGGGCGGATCCTTCCTCTGTTCTATGTCTACGACTCCTACCTGACCTCGCCTGAAGCCTGGGCCGACCTGCTCCACCCCGCCGGCGCCCACACCCTCCGCGGCACGCCCTACGATGGTGTCTTCCTCGCCCTGGTTGTAGAGGAACGCCACAAACAAGAAATCCTGGCCGGTGGCTTCGACGGCATGTATACGTACTTCGCCTCCAACGGCTTCTCCTTCGGCTCCTCTCACCAGAACTGGAAGGCAGTTAAGGCCTtctgtgatggtaacaacctgcTGTTTGTGCCCAGCGCCGGGCCAGGATACGTCGACACCGCAGTGAGGCCATGGAACAACCACAATACGAGGAACAGGGTCAACGGACGCTATTACGAGACTAGCCTGCAGGCGGCGTTGTCTGTGCGGCCGGAGATTGTGACCATCACGTCATTTAACGAGTGGCACGAGGGGACACAGATTGAGAAGGCGGTGCCTAGGAAGACGGTGTCGCGGCTGTATCTCGACTACCAGCCCCACCGGTCAGATCTGTACCTGGAACTCACCAGGAAATGGGCCGAACACTTCAACA
- the LOC139391920 gene encoding protein lin-28 homolog A-like, translating into MMVWNVGIIFLSKGGCAKNEEEEATGSEEDLGSSRGSGVCKWFNVRMGFGFLSMTNIDGTPLEETLDVFVHQSKLHMEGFRSLKEGEAVEFTFKKSSKGLESVTVTGPGGAQCVGSEKRPKGQQKRRSKGDRCYNCGGPDHHAKECQLPPQPKKCHFCQSISHMVANCPIKAQQSSPGAQGTALSLRDEEEEQSHASFPPRESYD; encoded by the exons ATGATGGTGTGGAATGT TGGCATTATTTTTCTCTCGAAAGGGGGCTGTGCAAAGAACGAAGAGGAGGAAGCCACTGGCTCGGAGGAGGATCTGGGTTCGTCTCGTGGCAGCGGCGTGTGTAAATGGTTCAACGTCCGGATGGGTTTCGGGTTCCTGTCCATGACCAACATAGATGGGACACCGCTCGAGGAGACTCTCGATGTATTCGTTCATCAG AGCAAGCTGCACATGGAGGGCTTCCGTAGCCTGAAGGAGGGCGAGGCGGTGGAGTTTACCTTCAAGAAGTCGTCTAAAGGCCTAGAGTCTGTCACGGTGACGGGGCCAGGGGGAGCACAGTGTGTGGGCAGTGAGAAGAGGCCTAAGGGGCAACAGAAACGACGCTCCAAGGGGGACAG ATGCTACAACTGTGGAGGACCTGACCACCATGCCAAAGAATGCCAGCTACCTCCTCAGCCCAAGAAGTGCCATTTTTGCCAGAGCATCAGTCACATGGTGGCCAACTGTCCAATCAAAGCACAGCAGTCCTCCCCTGGCGCTCAGGGAACAGCATTGTCACTGAGggacgaggaagaggagcagaGCCATGCCTCCTTTCCCCCCAGGGAGAGCTATGATTGA